A region of Oncorhynchus masou masou isolate Uvic2021 chromosome 29, UVic_Omas_1.1, whole genome shotgun sequence DNA encodes the following proteins:
- the rbm44 gene encoding RNA-binding protein 44, translating into MWYPFPMLMPLSLSPEPQRPSDISQTPYASGMIQMHMVPCDQRFFQNAMNGLADPPSLSIEDCRKFLLNRSVFDLVKVTHFLELTDPKLLGWYLSLPVEDRKLIQEEGGLHRFLQRHPALNVARQLVYVKQQVRGCWKPPAVTQTMSSNLNKSRRPTFYGVIQCPNCGTSCSSGAKICRRCGTPIHKEIPACQSEEEKELGLLPNNVKEELNLFNCSGHGGVQSVQAHHQAEAGAVQQFRGCQPQSFTTTTTTFPSTTVGCLVNLQDSFQSACGDTSDSHIGATEDSPGQQEAHFSKVELLSQLWEEGRWQDGNNCSSVVVYKDPSAQTSLSLDMELEIQSQRGKTLSQSAIESQEGESMANSMHDQMADFPMLDRETPPEYYSFNSTRMDRTEWNDTSINTSQLAEPDRDDSLSLMATMGSTEQPSGAVEVEPPEGSMVSSEYCDWTYDNCPGNLANEEEASRCELENNCVDYRSLMKEDGSILMYKASNEGTPDLNVTPPQGQTKMDQSGWSRESRSAPQTLKKEELSIYEESFLSISPGGASADVVTTTQHENGMSAFSLVNLNQTFELPPSRVTEARLSTADHSTNTWPAVAKHVLVGIDHSLTSCNQNTQTQGTATTDKSVITEVHMADLEYLTEEFIKLKFSQEELKGLKEQMASSAGGVRDGRGCDNADRGKCDCGQRATRAELNLLALQYGMCQRHCWRRYYTSPEGDRLVLGTEGPPESLVTVLQVLEVDYREMRRRVLSGIPLDQLRPLSVDSQRITSGTSYVPQHVNSLWCPSFLSVHFVCTMQYFLSSSASGRSSQQLQVEDARVDDASVGGDGELNRPSLSQSVLSVLGQDDGMVGRIKAEGPVGNPKAEDCRSVKVVIQQPVVNRRPRPGGTKDHNSSEAWFDAEEDLEPDGVVLKEGGLAEVLVEEENGKNRVEGEKPHDRHTPKDFSFTGVVGEKDQSSFLCVTDLPSDVTEREVMLWFEKYQASEVSISTFGNNIRVAIVTVSGPKMADSAVSEMDGCSMHGQTVHVAHICSPSHTGNQSQGQGRQTQQQHSPSASTKAGSSGDTPCPQDSKRRITHITTPLMPLQLSLQKRTTVCDSPTASGTCVPQHYATMGSFDTLMAHLSLRHPEAGRQRIVDALLELRAKHQGFLSGLPLKTIVNMTSDLLTR; encoded by the exons ATGTGGTATCCCTTCCCAATGCTCATGCCGTTGTCTCTGTCGCCGGAGCCACAGCGTCCATCAGATATTTCTCAAACGCCCTATGCATCAGGGATGATTCAGATGCATATGGTACCTTGCGACCAACGTTTCTTTCAAAATGCAATGAACGGGTTGGCTG ACCCTCCGTCTTTGTCGATAGAGGACTGCAGGAAATTCCTTCTCAACAG GTCTGTGTTTGACCTGGTGAAAGTCACCCATTTCCTGGAGCTGACAGACCCCAAGCTGCTGGGTTGGTACTTATCGCTGCCTGTGGAGGACAGGAAGCTCATACAAG AGGAAGGAGGACTCCATCGGTTTCTGCAGAGGCATCCAGCTCTGAACGTAGCCAGACAACTGGTTTATGTGAAAC AACAGGTGAGAGGTTGCTGGAAACCTCCTGCTGTTACGCAGACGATGTCGTCAAACCTAAACAA ATCCAGAAGGCCCACATTCTATGGTGTGATTCAGTGTCCCAACTGTGGAACCAGTTGTTCTTCAGGAGCTAAAATATGCCGACGATGTGGCACACCTATCCATAAGGAGATCCCGGCATGCCAGTCAG aagaggagaaagagttaGGTCTTCTTCCCAACAACGTGAAGGAGGAGCTAAATCTGTTCAACTGTTCAGGGCACGGAGGAGTCCAGTCAGTCCAAGCCCACCACCAGGCGGAAGCAGGAGCAGTGCAACAGTTCAGGGGATGTCAGCCTCAGtcctttactactactactactaccttccCATCCACAACAGTGGGCTGTCTGGTCAACCTTCAGGATAGCTTCCAGTCAGCCTGTGGTGATACCAGTGACAGCCATATTGGAGCCACAGAGGATTCTCCAGGCCAACAAGAGGCGCACTTCTCCAAGGTCGAGCTGCTCTCTCAGCTGTGGGAGGAAGGGCGGTggcaggatggcaacaactgcagTAGTGTGGTGGTATATAAGGATCCGTCTGCCCAGACTAGCTTATCTCTGGATATGGAGCTGGAGATACAAAGCCAGAGAGGAAAAACCCTGAGCCAGTCTGCCATCGAAAGCCAGGAGGGTGAATCCATGGCCAACTCAATGCATGACCAGATGGCAGACTTCCCCATGTTGGACCGGGAGACTCCTCCAGAGTACTACAGCTTCAACAGCACTAGGATGGACCGCACAGAGTGGAACGACACCAGCATCAACACCAGCCAGTTAGCGGAGCCGGACCGCGACGACTCACTATCACTCATGGCCACCATGGGGAGCACTGAGCAGCCTAGCGGCGCAGTGGAGGTGGAGCCACCTGAAGGCAGTATGGTGTCCAGCGAGTACTGTGATTGGACTTATGACAACTGCCCCGGCAACCTAGCAAATGAGGAAGAGGCCTCGAGATGCGAGCTAGAGAATAACTGTGTCGACTACCGGAGCCTCATGAAAGAGGATGGGAGTATTCTCATGTATAAAGCAAGTAATGAGGGGACACCTGACTTAAACGTGACACCCCCTCAAGGCCAAACCAAGATGGACCAGTCTGGTTGGTCTAGAGAGAGTCGCAGTGCACCCCAAACCCTGAAGAAAGAGGAGCTGTCCATCTATGAGGAGTCCTTCTTGTCAATAAGCCCTGGTGGGGCATCGGCGGACGTTGTCACCACCACACAGCATGAGAACGGTATGTCTGCGTTCTCGCTAGTCAATTTGAACCAGACTTTTGAACTCCCGCCTTCACGGGTCACAGAAGCCAGGCTAAGCACAGCCGACCATTCAACAAATACTTGGCCTGCCGTCGCTAAACATGTGTTGGTTGGTATTGACCACAGTCTAACAAGCTGCAACCAGAATACACAAACTCAGGGCACAGCTACAACTGACAAGTCTGTCATCACTGAAGTCCACATGGCAGACCTGGAGTATCTGACTGAG GAATTCATCAAGCTGAAATTTTCTCAAGAGGAACTGAAAGGGCTGAAAGAGCAAATGGCAAG CTCTGCAGGTGGTGTGAGAGATGGAAGAGGCTGCGACAACGCGGACCGTGGGAAATGTGACTGTGGCCAGCGTGCCACGCGGGCAGAGCTGAACCTGCTGGCCCTGCAGTATGGGATGTGCCAACGGCACTGCTGGAGACGCTACTACACCTCACCTGAGGGTGACCGTCTGGTCCTGGG GACTGAGGGCCCTCCTGAGAGCCTGGTGACAGTGCTGCAGGTCCTGGaggtagactacagagagatgaggagacgGGTCCTGTCAGGTATACCCCTGGACCAGCTCAGGCCCCTGTCTGTCGACTCCCAGAGGATCACCTCAGGGACCAGCTATGTCCCCCAGCATGTAAATTCCCTCTGGtgcccttccttcctctcagTACATTTTGTTTGTACTATGCA ATATTTTCTATCCTCCAGTGCCTCAGGTAGGAGCTCCCAGCAGTTGCAGGTAGAGGATGCCCGTGTCGACGACGCCAGTGTAGGTGGTGATGGAGAGTTaaacagacccagtctgtcccagtctgttttATCAGTCCTTGGACAGGATGATGGGATGGTTGGCAGGATCAAGGCAGAAGGGCCCGTTGGTAACCCAAAGGCTGAGGACTGCAGATCTGTGAAAGTGGTCATCCAGCAGCCTGTGGTCAACCGGAGGCCCAGGCCTG GTGGAACCAAAGACCACAACTCCAGCGAGGCGTGGTTCGATGCAGAGGAGGACCTTGAGCCTGATGGTGTAGTGCTGAAGGAAGGAGGTCTGGCTGAGGTCCTGGTGGAGGAAGAAAATGGCAAGAATAGGGTTGAGGGGGAAAAGCCGCATGACAGACATACCCCTAAAGATTTTTCGTTCACGG GAGTCGTTGGGGAGAAGGATCAGAGCTCCTTCCTGTGTGTCACAGACCTTCCCAGTGACGTAACGGAG AGAGAAGTTATGCTCTGGTTTGAGAAGTATCAGGCTTCTGAAGTGAGCATTTCCACCTTCGGCAACAACATCCG AGTTGCCATAGTGACTGTGAGTGGTCCAAAGATGGCTGACAGCGCAGTGAGCGAGATGGACGGGTGCAGTATGCATGGACAGACGGTCCATGTGGCGCACATCTGCAGCCCAAGCCACACTGGTAACCAGAGCCAGGGTCAGGGGCGGCAAACCCAGCAGCAGCATAGTCCCTCAGCCAGCACCAAGGCAGGGTCCTCTGGAGACACCCCATGCCCCCAAGACTCCAAGAGGAGAATCACCCATATCACCACCCCACTGATG cccctgcAGCTCAGCCTCCAGAAGAGGACCACCGTGTGTGACTCCCCCACGGCGTCGGGGACCTGTGTGCCCCAGCACTACGCCACCATGGGTAGCTTCGATACACTGATGGCCCATTTGTCATTGCGCCACCCAGAGGCAGGGAGGCAAAGGATTGTAGACGCCCTGCTGGAGCTGAGGGCCAAACACCAGGGGTTCCTCAGTGGCCTGCCTCTCAAGACCATTGTAAacatgacctctgacctgctgACACGATAA